In the genome of Flavobacterium panacagri, one region contains:
- a CDS encoding TraR/DksA family transcriptional regulator, giving the protein MIDEITRYSDADLAEFKEIIQAKIKKAQEDLDLIKSAYMNDLNNGTDDTSPTFKAFEEGSETMSKEANSQLAIRQEKFIRDLKNALFRVENKTYGICKVTGKLISKERLKIVPHATMSIEAKNLQR; this is encoded by the coding sequence ATGATAGATGAAATTACAAGATACTCTGATGCAGATTTAGCAGAGTTCAAAGAGATAATCCAAGCAAAAATTAAAAAAGCGCAAGAAGATCTTGATTTGATCAAAAGTGCCTATATGAACGATTTGAATAACGGAACTGATGATACTTCTCCAACTTTTAAAGCTTTTGAAGAAGGAAGTGAGACCATGTCTAAAGAAGCGAACTCTCAGTTGGCTATCAGACAAGAGAAATTCATTCGTGACTTAAAAAACGCACTTTTCCGTGTTGAAAACAAAACATACGGTATTTGCAAAGTAACAGGTAAATTAATTAGCAAGGAAAGGCTTAAAATCGTTCCTCATGCAACAATGAGTATCGAAGCTAAAAACTTGCAGAGATAA